One window of Alteriqipengyuania lutimaris genomic DNA carries:
- a CDS encoding flagellar basal body L-ring protein FlgH: MNTRILIALPIAFALAACGASTRPAGFAAALPPAPPPTYAAPPSTDGAIYQASHGYAPLYNGNRASQVGDLVTIVLVERTVTSKATSSKTTRDGSAGLTLPDFVGIDQGDLSASAGSSFNGQGNAAQTSTLRGDLTVTIADVRPNGTAFVRGEKVMQLSQGEEWVQVSGIIRLADIDQDNRISSIRVADARISYSGEGAVQQSSRPGWLSRFFNVVSPF; the protein is encoded by the coding sequence ATGAACACCCGCATCCTCATCGCCCTGCCCATCGCTTTTGCGCTGGCCGCCTGTGGCGCAAGCACGCGCCCAGCGGGCTTTGCCGCGGCGCTGCCGCCGGCCCCGCCGCCCACCTATGCCGCGCCGCCGAGCACCGATGGCGCGATCTACCAGGCTTCGCACGGCTATGCACCGCTCTACAACGGCAACCGCGCCTCGCAGGTCGGCGATCTCGTCACCATCGTGCTGGTCGAGCGGACCGTCACGAGCAAGGCGACCAGCAGCAAGACCACGCGCGACGGCAGCGCCGGCCTGACGCTGCCCGATTTCGTCGGGATCGATCAGGGCGACCTCAGCGCCTCGGCCGGGTCGTCGTTCAACGGACAGGGCAATGCGGCGCAGACCTCGACGCTGCGCGGCGACCTGACCGTCACCATCGCCGATGTCCGCCCCAACGGCACGGCCTTCGTGCGCGGGGAGAAGGTGATGCAGCTGAGCCAGGGCGAGGAATGGGTCCAAGTGTCGGGCATCATCCGGCTGGCCGATATCGATCAGGACAACCGCATCTCCTCGATCCGCGTCGCCGACGCGCGCATCTCCTACAGCGGCGAAGGCGCCGTGCAGCAGTCGAGCAGACCCGGCTGGCTGTCGCGCTTCTTCAACGTCGTTTCGCCGTTCTGA
- the flgG gene encoding flagellar basal-body rod protein FlgG, with protein sequence MPTSALQVARTGLEAQDARMRVIANNLANVGTTGFKRDRANFATLAYQDARVAGQQSSGETAYAEGLNLGTGVAIQSTSQIMTQGTLDTTGNAFDLALDGDGFFQIAMPGGRTAYTRAGNFTRSAEGMLVTQQGFTVQPEITVPEGATAISISPDGTVSATINGEAEPTELGQIQIARFTNPAGLQALGDNFLAETAASGAAELGVAGEGGRGQIRQGMLEGSNVNIVEELVAMIEAQRAYEISSKMVSAVDEMLRNANQTL encoded by the coding sequence ATGCCCACCTCAGCTCTCCAGGTCGCCCGCACCGGGCTCGAAGCGCAAGACGCACGGATGCGCGTGATCGCCAACAACCTGGCGAACGTCGGCACCACCGGCTTCAAGCGCGACCGCGCGAATTTCGCGACGCTCGCCTATCAGGATGCGCGCGTGGCGGGGCAGCAGTCCTCGGGCGAGACCGCCTATGCCGAAGGCCTGAACCTGGGCACCGGGGTCGCGATCCAGTCGACCAGCCAGATCATGACGCAGGGCACGCTCGACACCACGGGCAATGCCTTCGACCTCGCGCTCGACGGCGATGGCTTCTTCCAGATCGCGATGCCGGGCGGGCGCACCGCCTACACCCGCGCGGGCAATTTCACCCGCTCCGCCGAGGGCATGCTCGTCACCCAGCAGGGCTTCACCGTGCAGCCCGAAATCACCGTGCCCGAAGGCGCGACCGCGATCTCGATCTCGCCCGACGGCACCGTTTCCGCGACCATCAACGGCGAAGCCGAGCCGACCGAGCTCGGTCAGATCCAGATCGCGCGCTTCACCAACCCCGCAGGCCTGCAGGCGCTGGGCGACAACTTCCTCGCCGAAACCGCGGCCAGCGGCGCGGCCGAACTGGGCGTCGCGGGCGAAGGCGGGCGCGGCCAGATCCGCCAGGGCATGCTCGAGGGGTCGAACGTCAACATCGTCGAGGAACTGGTGGCCATGATCGAGGCGCAGCGCGCCTACGAGATCAGCTCCAAGATGGTGTCCGCCGTCGACGAGATGCTGCGCAACGCCAACCAGACGCTGTGA
- a CDS encoding flagellar basal body rod protein FlgF has translation MDRLIYTALSGMQASMDRQRAIASNMANTNTLGFRAELIEQRAMTIEGHPNEARAMQVARVTGADMSGGEIMETGRELDIAMATESLMAVQAQDGTEAYTRRGDLSLTATGLLVTGGGHPVLGDTGPITVPPGGRISISEDGTVTRTDPDAPEAPPAEVGRIKLASWEGSPIAKGLDGLFRVEGGGILPTDEEARVHTGALEQSNVKPTEILVAMIEEQRLFAMRSKMVSTARQLDESGAQLMRMT, from the coding sequence ATGGACCGCCTCATCTATACTGCGCTTTCGGGGATGCAGGCCTCGATGGATCGGCAGCGCGCGATCGCCAGCAACATGGCGAACACGAACACGCTGGGCTTCCGGGCCGAGCTGATCGAGCAGCGCGCGATGACCATCGAAGGCCACCCGAACGAGGCGCGCGCGATGCAGGTCGCGCGGGTCACGGGCGCAGACATGTCTGGCGGCGAAATCATGGAAACCGGCCGCGAGCTCGATATCGCGATGGCGACCGAGTCGCTCATGGCCGTGCAGGCGCAGGACGGCACCGAAGCCTATACCCGCCGCGGAGATTTGTCGCTGACGGCCACCGGGCTGCTGGTGACGGGAGGAGGCCACCCGGTGTTGGGGGACACGGGACCGATCACGGTCCCACCGGGTGGCCGCATCTCCATTTCCGAAGACGGCACGGTAACGCGGACCGATCCCGATGCGCCCGAAGCGCCGCCCGCCGAAGTCGGGCGGATCAAGCTGGCCAGCTGGGAAGGATCGCCGATCGCCAAGGGCCTCGACGGCCTGTTCCGGGTGGAAGGCGGCGGCATCCTGCCGACCGACGAAGAGGCGCGCGTGCACACCGGCGCGCTCGAGCAATCCAACGTCAAGCCGACCGAAATTCTGGTCGCCATGATCGAAGAGCAGCGGCTGTTCGCCATGCGCTCCAAGATGGTGTCGACCGCCCGCCAGCTCGACGAGAGCGGCGCCCAACTGATGCGCATGACCTAA
- a CDS encoding flagellar hook-basal body complex protein: MSFYTSLNGLKNAQSSLGTIAHNIANSETYGFKRGRTEFAEIVAGSANANPRTIQGIGASVEAISQNFSLGPIEQTGSALDVAITGDGFFTLRDENGGTIYTRAGSFAMNENGGIVDTNGNRLQVYAVDEFGAPTGDLANPTLQDAHIPATNDADAAYAGVSVGKDGVVRASYADGSVQPIGMVALASFMAPNGLKPIGSANWQSTGFSGAASYGAPGSGQYGALLSGSLERSNVDIAEELVGLITAQRNFQANAKAIDTATQISQTVINLRT; encoded by the coding sequence ATGTCCTTCTACACCTCGCTCAACGGACTCAAGAACGCGCAGTCCTCGCTCGGCACTATCGCGCACAACATCGCCAACTCGGAAACCTACGGGTTCAAGCGCGGACGCACCGAATTCGCCGAAATCGTCGCCGGTTCGGCCAATGCCAACCCGCGCACGATCCAGGGCATCGGTGCCTCGGTCGAAGCGATCTCGCAGAATTTCTCGCTGGGTCCGATCGAACAGACCGGCTCGGCGCTCGACGTCGCGATCACCGGTGACGGCTTCTTCACCCTGCGTGACGAGAACGGCGGCACGATCTACACCCGCGCAGGCTCGTTCGCGATGAACGAGAACGGCGGCATCGTCGACACCAATGGCAACCGGCTGCAGGTCTACGCGGTCGACGAATTCGGCGCACCTACCGGAGATCTCGCCAACCCGACGCTGCAGGATGCACATATCCCTGCCACCAACGATGCCGATGCCGCCTATGCGGGCGTGTCGGTCGGCAAGGATGGCGTGGTGCGCGCTTCCTATGCCGATGGATCCGTGCAGCCGATCGGGATGGTCGCGCTCGCATCCTTCATGGCGCCCAACGGCCTCAAGCCGATCGGTTCGGCCAACTGGCAGAGCACCGGCTTTTCGGGCGCGGCAAGCTACGGCGCGCCGGGCTCCGGCCAGTACGGCGCGCTGCTGTCGGGTTCGCTCGAACGCTCCAACGTCGACATTGCCGAGGAACTGGTCGGTCTGATCACCGCGCAGCGCAACTTCCAGGCCAACGCCAAGGCGATCGACACCGCCACCCAGATCTCGCAGACCGTCATCAACCTGCGGACCTGA
- a CDS encoding flagellar hook assembly protein FlgD, whose amino-acid sequence MITPVNPLSDGATGAARNPGRGMDDLGSTDFLRLLTVQVQQQDPFEPVDNTDMLAQMAQFSSLANSSETNATLEQIVDKLDALITASKAEGDSPAANDA is encoded by the coding sequence ATGATCACACCAGTCAATCCACTGAGCGACGGCGCAACCGGCGCTGCCCGCAACCCGGGACGCGGCATGGACGATCTCGGCTCGACCGATTTCCTGCGCCTGCTGACCGTCCAGGTTCAGCAGCAGGACCCGTTCGAGCCGGTCGATAACACCGACATGCTCGCGCAGATGGCGCAGTTCTCCTCGCTCGCGAACAGCTCCGAAACCAACGCCACGCTCGAACAGATCGTCGACAAGCTCGACGCGCTGATCACCGCCTCCAAGGCCGAGGGCGACAGCCCGGCCGCCAACGACGCCTAA